From the unidentified bacterial endosymbiont genome, one window contains:
- a CDS encoding MmcQ/YjbR family DNA-binding protein, with translation MESKSLQEHAKRIALELPFTEHCWPFGPEYDVFKVDGKIFMLMAVVKGRRHVSVKSDPDKSLLNQQIYRGIEPGYHLNKKHWISLYGTDDITPDLVADLINDSWNLVVDKLPKKVQKRIRPA, from the coding sequence ATGGAGAGTAAATCATTACAAGAACATGCGAAACGCATCGCCCTCGAACTGCCCTTTACCGAACACTGCTGGCCGTTTGGTCCGGAATATGATGTGTTCAAAGTGGACGGAAAGATTTTTATGCTGATGGCGGTAGTCAAGGGACGCCGCCATGTCAGCGTAAAATCCGATCCCGACAAATCCCTTCTTAATCAACAAATTTATCGTGGCATTGAGCCCGGTTATCATCTGAATAAGAAGCACTGGATTTCGCTCTACGGCACCGACGATATTACGCCAGATCTGGTCGCAGACCTTATCAACGATTCGTGGAATCTGGTGGTGGATAAACTGCCGAAAAAAGTTCAGAAAAGGATACGTCCGGCCTGA
- the nfsB gene encoding oxygen-insensitive NAD(P)H nitroreductase has translation MDIISVALKRHSTKAFDASKKLTAEEAEKIKTLLQYSPSSTNSQPWHFIVASTEEGKARVAKSAAGTYVFNERKMLDASHVVVFCAKTAMDDAWLERVVDQEEADGRFNSPEAKAANHKGRCYFADMHRVDLKDDDQWMAKQVYLNVGNFLLGVGAMGLDAVPIEGFDAAILDEEFGLKEKGFTSLVVVPVGHHSVEDFNATLPKSRLPLSTIVTEC, from the coding sequence ATGGATATTATTTCTGTCGCCCTGAAACGCCACTCGACTAAGGCGTTTGACGCAAGCAAAAAACTGACCGCTGAAGAAGCGGAAAAAATCAAAACCCTGCTGCAGTACAGTCCGTCCAGCACCAATTCACAGCCGTGGCATTTTATTGTGGCCAGTACCGAAGAGGGCAAAGCGCGCGTGGCAAAGTCTGCGGCGGGCACTTACGTGTTCAACGAACGTAAAATGCTGGATGCCTCGCACGTGGTGGTGTTCTGCGCGAAAACCGCAATGGATGATGCATGGCTTGAGCGCGTGGTGGATCAGGAAGAGGCCGACGGCCGCTTCAATTCTCCTGAAGCGAAAGCTGCTAACCACAAAGGCCGCTGCTACTTTGCCGATATGCACCGTGTGGACCTGAAAGATGACGACCAGTGGATGGCGAAACAGGTTTACCTGAACGTCGGTAACTTCCTGCTGGGCGTGGGTGCGATGGGTCTGGACGCGGTACCCATTGAAGGCTTCGACGCCGCTATTCTCGACGAAGAGTTTGGCCTGAAAGAGAAAGGGTTTACCAGCCTGGTGGTGGTGCCCGTTGGCCATCACAGCGTGGAAGATTTCAACGCCACGTTGCCTAAATCTCGCCTGCCACTGAGCACAATTGTCACGGAGTGCTGA
- a CDS encoding helix-turn-helix transcriptional regulator, translating to MALMSEPVTSRQDDTRKQLGAFLRARRESLDPQRLGLPRSGRRRTPGLRREEVAMLADVGVTWYTWLEQGRDVNPSGAVMAAVAKALQCTPTEARHLFVLAGLPPGEAPQAVCCEETSEGTRRLLDTLMPKPASIQKPNFDIVAWNDSFGHLMGVDFNTIPPEDRNCIYLFLTHPAWRSRLGKRDDALAIFVSYFRAAMAEHRGDPLWEARLARFFAVSAEFETLWRQRNDVRGVENQLKVFCHPELGDFTLQQMYWYSAPRNGSRLLVYLPVDAPGEKALTWLAEQAK from the coding sequence ATGGCCTTGATGTCGGAACCCGTCACCTCACGCCAGGATGACACGCGAAAACAGCTCGGTGCATTTTTACGCGCACGGCGTGAAAGTCTTGATCCGCAACGTTTAGGTTTGCCGCGCAGCGGTCGCCGCCGCACACCGGGCCTGCGGCGTGAAGAGGTGGCTATGTTGGCCGATGTGGGGGTGACCTGGTACACCTGGCTTGAGCAGGGAAGGGATGTGAATCCGTCGGGCGCGGTAATGGCCGCGGTTGCAAAAGCGCTGCAATGTACTCCAACCGAAGCACGACACCTGTTTGTACTGGCCGGACTGCCGCCGGGCGAAGCGCCTCAGGCGGTGTGCTGCGAGGAGACCAGCGAAGGTACGCGTCGCTTGCTTGATACTCTGATGCCAAAACCTGCCAGCATCCAGAAACCGAATTTTGACATCGTGGCGTGGAACGACAGTTTTGGGCATCTGATGGGCGTTGACTTCAATACGATCCCACCGGAAGACCGCAACTGTATTTATCTCTTTCTCACCCATCCGGCATGGCGGTCACGGCTCGGCAAACGCGATGACGCGCTGGCGATATTTGTCTCCTATTTCCGTGCGGCGATGGCCGAACACCGGGGCGACCCACTGTGGGAAGCCAGACTTGCGCGGTTTTTTGCGGTGTCGGCGGAGTTTGAAACCCTGTGGCGCCAGCGCAACGACGTGCGCGGCGTAGAGAACCAGCTCAAGGTATTCTGCCATCCTGAACTGGGGGATTTTACCCTGCAGCAAATGTACTGGTATTCCGCTCCCCGTAACGGTTCGCGGCTGTTAGTCTATTTACCGGTGGATGCGCCGGGGGAAAAGGCGCTGACATGGCTGGCGGAGCAGGCAAAATAA
- a CDS encoding MFS transporter, translated as MNTSVVSPGRAGLILLLTGQMLPLIDTSITNVALNSITHSLQATATELELIVALYGVAFAVCLAPGSKLGDNLGRRRLFMWGVAGFGLASLLCGMAGNIAQLLAARIVQGAGAALIVPQILATLHVTLKGSAHAKALSLFGGIGGIAFIVGQMGGGWLVSADIAGLGWRNAFFINVPVCLLVLALCRRYVPETRRETPSRIDWTGTLLLALLLCCLLFPMALGPQWHWSWPLKAALIGTLPLGYLMILNARKKEREDAHPLIPLRLLQLNSIRFGILIAMLFFSVWSGFMFCMALTMQTGLGMAPWQSGNSFIALGVTYFISAWFAPRLIARYSTSTILLTGLSIQMVGLLALIATFKHWGMHNTALTLAPATGLIGYGQALIVNSFYRIGMRDIQPDDAGAASAILSTLQQAALGLGPAMFGAILLHALQNHHGDYTQAVNIFLIVETAMMLALALATLRMRQHLRLPVVKTCQAVK; from the coding sequence ATGAATACGTCAGTTGTTTCACCGGGTCGCGCAGGCCTGATACTACTCTTAACCGGACAGATGCTGCCGCTGATTGATACCTCAATCACTAACGTCGCCCTGAACTCCATCACCCACTCGTTACAGGCCACCGCCACTGAGCTGGAGCTGATTGTCGCCCTCTACGGCGTAGCTTTCGCCGTCTGTCTGGCGCCAGGCAGCAAGCTGGGGGATAACCTCGGCCGCCGCCGTCTGTTCATGTGGGGCGTGGCAGGCTTTGGCCTGGCCTCGCTGCTGTGCGGTATGGCGGGCAACATTGCGCAGTTGCTGGCAGCACGCATTGTGCAGGGAGCGGGCGCGGCGCTAATCGTGCCGCAAATTCTCGCTACGTTGCATGTGACGTTGAAAGGATCGGCGCATGCCAAAGCCCTCAGTCTGTTTGGCGGTATCGGCGGCATTGCATTTATCGTCGGGCAAATGGGCGGCGGCTGGCTGGTGTCGGCAGATATCGCCGGGTTGGGCTGGCGTAATGCTTTCTTTATCAATGTGCCCGTCTGTTTGCTGGTGCTGGCGTTATGCCGCCGTTATGTGCCGGAAACCCGCCGCGAGACGCCGTCGCGCATCGACTGGACGGGAACCCTCTTACTGGCGCTCCTTCTCTGTTGCTTGTTATTCCCGATGGCGCTTGGCCCGCAGTGGCACTGGTCCTGGCCGCTTAAGGCCGCGCTGATTGGCACTCTCCCGCTGGGATATCTGATGATATTGAATGCGCGTAAAAAAGAGCGTGAAGATGCACATCCGCTGATCCCGCTGCGTCTGCTTCAACTCAACAGTATCCGTTTTGGCATTTTGATTGCGATGCTTTTCTTCAGCGTCTGGTCCGGATTTATGTTCTGCATGGCGTTAACTATGCAAACCGGGCTGGGAATGGCGCCGTGGCAATCGGGGAACAGCTTTATCGCGTTGGGGGTAACCTATTTTATCTCTGCATGGTTTGCGCCACGTCTGATCGCCCGTTACAGCACCAGCACGATCCTGCTGACCGGGCTGTCGATCCAGATGGTCGGCCTGCTGGCGCTGATTGCCACCTTTAAACACTGGGGGATGCACAACACCGCGCTCACGCTCGCACCAGCGACCGGGCTTATCGGTTATGGGCAGGCGTTGATAGTGAACAGTTTTTACCGCATCGGAATGCGTGATATTCAACCTGATGACGCGGGAGCGGCAAGCGCCATTCTGAGCACATTGCAACAGGCCGCACTGGGGCTTGGCCCGGCCATGTTTGGCGCGATTTTGCTGCACGCGCTGCAGAATCATCACGGGGATTACACCCAGGCGGTCAATATCTTTCTTATAGTGGAAACCGCCATGATGCTGGCGCTGGCGCTGGCCACGTTACGTATGCGTCAGCATCTGCGCTTACCGGTGGTAAAGACCTGTCAGGCGGTTAAATAG
- a CDS encoding mechanosensitive ion channel family protein: MQELIAQVEELGIEINHTTSLVIIFGIIFLTAIIVHFILHKLVLRAFEKRAQASSHLWLQIITQNKLFHRLAFTLQGIIVNVQAVLWLQKGSEAAEILTTCAKLWVMVYALLAFFSLLDVIFNLSQKMATASQLPLKGIFQGIKLVSAILVGILIISLLIGQSPAILISGLGAMAAVLMLVFKDPILGLVAGIQLSANDMLKLGDWLEMPKYGANGTVTDIGLTTVKVRNFDNTITTIPTWALVSDAFINWSGMSASGGRRIKRSLNIDTTSIHFLDEQEQQHLIQAKLLKPYMAARHEEINLWNQENGEGQSVLNLRKMTNIGTFRAYLNEYLRNHPHIRNDMTLMVRQLAPEANGLPIEIYAFTNTVVWAEYEAIQADIFDHIFAVVDEFGLRIHQSPTGNDIRSLTSTMAK; this comes from the coding sequence ATGCAGGAATTAATTGCTCAGGTTGAAGAGTTAGGCATTGAAATTAATCACACTACTTCATTAGTGATTATCTTTGGTATTATTTTTCTTACCGCCATCATCGTCCATTTTATTCTTCACAAACTGGTACTGCGAGCCTTTGAAAAGCGCGCGCAGGCCAGCAGCCATTTATGGTTGCAAATCATTACTCAGAATAAGTTATTTCACCGTCTGGCCTTTACCCTGCAGGGGATAATCGTCAATGTTCAGGCGGTGCTGTGGCTGCAAAAAGGCAGCGAAGCGGCAGAAATACTGACCACCTGCGCGAAGCTGTGGGTGATGGTCTACGCCCTTCTCGCCTTCTTCTCGCTGCTGGACGTAATTTTCAATCTGTCGCAAAAAATGGCGACAGCCTCCCAGCTGCCGCTGAAAGGGATATTTCAGGGCATCAAGCTAGTGAGCGCAATTCTGGTGGGGATTTTAATTATCTCCCTGCTGATTGGTCAGTCCCCGGCGATTTTAATAAGCGGCCTGGGGGCAATGGCCGCGGTACTGATGCTAGTGTTCAAAGACCCGATACTGGGACTTGTGGCGGGTATCCAGCTTTCGGCTAACGACATGCTGAAGCTTGGCGACTGGCTGGAGATGCCGAAATACGGCGCCAACGGCACGGTAACTGATATCGGCCTGACCACCGTTAAGGTGCGCAATTTTGATAATACTATCACCACTATTCCAACGTGGGCGCTGGTGTCAGATGCCTTTATCAACTGGAGCGGAATGTCGGCTTCCGGCGGTCGTCGCATTAAGCGCAGCCTGAATATCGATACCACCAGCATTCATTTCCTCGACGAGCAGGAGCAACAGCACCTGATCCAGGCAAAATTGCTTAAGCCGTATATGGCGGCGCGACATGAGGAGATTAACCTGTGGAATCAGGAGAATGGAGAAGGTCAATCGGTCCTGAACCTGCGCAAGATGACCAATATTGGCACCTTCCGCGCCTACCTGAATGAATATTTACGTAACCATCCGCACATTCGTAACGATATGACCTTAATGGTGCGCCAGCTGGCGCCGGAGGCCAACGGTCTGCCGATTGAAATATATGCTTTTACCAACACGGTGGTCTGGGCGGAATATGAGGCGATACAGGCCGATATCTTCGACCATATTTTCGCGGTGGTGGATGAGTTTGGTCTGCGGATCCATCAGTCGCCGACAGGAAATGATATTCGCTCCCTGACCAGCACAATGGCGAAATAA
- the pheP gene encoding phenylalanine transporter, producing the protein MKDASSASGKVSPEASSEQIPALQRGLQNRHIQLIALGGAIGTGLFLGIGPAIQMAGPAVLLGYGIAGVVAFLIMRQLGEMVVEEPVSGSFAHFAYKYWGPFAGFLSGWNYWVMFVLVGMAELTAAGIYMQYWFTGVPTWIWAAAFFIIINAVNLVNVRLYGETEFWFALIKVLAIIGMIGFGIWLLFSGHGGERATIDNLWQHGGFLATGWKGLILSLAVIMFSFGGLELIGITAAEARDPHKSIPKAVNQVVYRILLFYIGSLVVLLALYPWVQVKSDSSPFVMIFHDLNSNVVASALNFVILVASLSVYNSGVYSNSRMLFGLSVQGNAPKFLTRVSRRSVPVNSLLLSGAITSLVVLINYLLPKEAFGLLMALVVATLLLNWIMICLAHLRFRAAMRRKGRETQFKALLYPAGNYLCIAFLGMILVLMCAMDEMRLSAMLLPVWVVFLFVAFKLSRR; encoded by the coding sequence GTGAAAGACGCGTCATCCGCTTCGGGCAAGGTTAGCCCTGAGGCCTCGTCGGAACAGATCCCGGCGCTGCAACGTGGTTTGCAAAATCGACATATTCAGTTAATTGCCCTCGGCGGCGCTATCGGTACCGGGCTGTTCCTTGGCATCGGCCCCGCTATACAGATGGCTGGCCCGGCGGTTCTGCTGGGTTACGGTATCGCCGGGGTTGTCGCCTTCCTCATCATGCGCCAGCTCGGCGAGATGGTGGTAGAAGAGCCGGTGTCTGGCTCGTTCGCGCATTTTGCGTATAAATACTGGGGCCCGTTTGCCGGGTTCCTCTCTGGCTGGAACTACTGGGTGATGTTCGTGCTGGTCGGGATGGCGGAGCTAACCGCGGCAGGCATTTATATGCAGTACTGGTTTACGGGCGTGCCGACGTGGATCTGGGCGGCGGCGTTCTTCATCATTATCAACGCTGTTAACCTCGTGAACGTGCGCCTGTACGGTGAAACGGAGTTCTGGTTTGCGCTTATCAAGGTGCTGGCGATTATCGGCATGATCGGCTTTGGCATCTGGCTGCTGTTTTCCGGTCACGGCGGCGAACGCGCCACGATTGATAACCTGTGGCAGCACGGCGGTTTTCTGGCGACGGGCTGGAAAGGACTGATCCTCTCCCTGGCGGTGATTATGTTCTCCTTCGGCGGGCTGGAGTTGATTGGTATCACCGCCGCTGAAGCGCGCGATCCGCATAAAAGCATTCCCAAAGCGGTCAACCAGGTGGTTTACCGCATTCTGCTGTTCTATATCGGTTCCCTGGTGGTATTACTGGCGCTCTATCCCTGGGTGCAAGTGAAATCCGACAGCAGCCCGTTCGTGATGATTTTCCACGATCTTAACAGTAACGTGGTGGCTTCTGCGTTGAACTTTGTCATCCTGGTGGCATCTCTGTCGGTCTATAACAGCGGCGTGTACTCTAACAGCCGCATGTTGTTTGGGCTCTCCGTGCAGGGCAATGCCCCTAAATTCTTGACCCGCGTCAGCCGTCGCAGCGTGCCGGTGAATTCATTATTACTTTCCGGGGCTATCACGTCGCTGGTGGTGCTGATCAACTACCTGTTGCCGAAAGAGGCGTTTGGTCTGCTGATGGCGCTGGTGGTTGCCACGCTGTTGCTGAACTGGATAATGATTTGCCTGGCGCACCTGCGCTTTCGTGCCGCTATGCGTCGCAAAGGGCGTGAGACGCAGTTTAAAGCGCTGCTGTATCCGGCGGGGAACTATCTCTGCATCGCTTTCCTGGGGATGATCCTAGTGCTGATGTGCGCCATGGATGAGATGCGCCTTTCCGCCATGCTGCTGCCAGTGTGGGTAGTGTTCCTGTTTGTGGCGTTTAAATTGTCCCGAAGGTAA
- a CDS encoding TonB-dependent receptor, with amino-acid sequence MNNTKMHKTLLALAISAATYTAFAAEAKKEDTLIVTATPASDFKPGGDSLVPAFLDGQVANGGRMGMLGQQNAMDVPFNIISYTSKLVEDQQAKTIADVVANDAGVQFVQGYGNSAETFRIRGLKFDGDDMTFGGLSGVLPRQVIDAQMVERIEIFKGANSLMNGAASSGVGGMINLEPKHAGEIPQAKVGVDYTSDSRIGTTLDAGRRFGDNDQFGARVNLVHREGETGVANDRRRTTLLSTGLDYKGDNFRTSVDVGYQKKTFHGSPTSVNISAVDFVPEPPKNDRNFSQKWAYSNIENEFGMWRSEYDITDSWTAYTGLGAQHAHEEGIYSAPKLLDKSGEATVSRLDTNRISDSVSGMAGIRGNFDTGFVSHKVNVGYSAMSKNEKIGWKMSAAADNPTTNIYHNTGVAMPDSSNFNGSGGNYSDPLTSGRTRTQGWLLSDTLGVLDDKLLFTAGARHQKVVIRGYNKITGAENAADGFDGSRWMPTYGVVYKPWDEISVYANHTEALQPGKTAPDSASNYGQSTGIVHSKQNEVGVKADFGRVGGSLALFEIKMPSAILDSVTKRYGLDAEQRNRGVELNVFGEPMLGMRLNASATWLQAELTKTNNGLNQGNDAIGTPNFYAVLGAEYDIKPIEGLTATARVNHSGTQYADLANTKKLDSYTTLDLGMRYRFAVNHNENQMTVRAGIDNVTNENYWASVDDSGTYVTQGEPRTFKVSVGYAF; translated from the coding sequence ATGAACAACACCAAAATGCATAAAACGCTGCTGGCGCTTGCCATTAGCGCGGCGACATATACCGCCTTCGCGGCGGAGGCTAAAAAAGAGGATACCCTTATTGTAACAGCCACACCCGCCAGTGATTTTAAACCGGGCGGCGATAGCCTGGTTCCGGCGTTCCTCGACGGTCAGGTTGCTAACGGTGGCCGCATGGGGATGCTCGGTCAGCAAAACGCGATGGATGTGCCGTTCAATATCATAAGCTACACCTCGAAGCTGGTTGAAGATCAGCAGGCGAAAACCATTGCTGATGTCGTCGCCAACGACGCGGGCGTACAGTTCGTTCAGGGTTACGGTAACAGCGCGGAAACCTTCCGTATCCGTGGTCTGAAGTTTGACGGTGACGACATGACCTTTGGCGGGCTTTCGGGCGTGCTGCCGCGTCAGGTGATAGATGCGCAGATGGTTGAACGCATTGAGATCTTCAAAGGGGCAAACTCCCTGATGAACGGCGCGGCCAGCTCGGGCGTGGGCGGAATGATCAACCTTGAGCCAAAACACGCGGGTGAAATCCCGCAGGCGAAAGTTGGCGTCGATTACACCTCCGATTCCCGGATTGGTACCACGCTGGATGCGGGCCGTCGCTTTGGCGACAACGATCAGTTTGGCGCGCGCGTGAACCTTGTCCATCGTGAAGGCGAAACCGGCGTAGCGAACGATCGTCGCCGCACCACGCTGCTCTCTACCGGTCTGGATTACAAAGGTGACAACTTCCGCACTTCCGTGGATGTGGGTTATCAGAAGAAAACCTTCCACGGCAGCCCAACCAGCGTCAATATCTCGGCGGTGGATTTTGTCCCGGAACCGCCGAAAAACGATCGCAACTTCTCGCAGAAATGGGCCTACAGTAATATCGAAAACGAATTTGGGATGTGGCGCAGCGAGTACGACATCACCGATAGCTGGACTGCCTATACTGGCCTTGGCGCACAGCACGCGCATGAGGAAGGGATCTACAGCGCGCCGAAGCTTTTGGATAAGAGCGGTGAGGCGACGGTCAGCCGTCTGGATACAAACCGCATTAGCGACTCCGTCAGCGGAATGGCAGGGATTCGCGGTAACTTTGATACCGGCTTCGTGTCGCACAAGGTAAACGTCGGTTACTCCGCGATGAGTAAAAACGAGAAAATTGGGTGGAAAATGTCGGCGGCGGCAGACAACCCGACCACGAATATTTACCACAACACCGGCGTTGCGATGCCGGACAGCTCTAACTTCAACGGTTCGGGCGGTAACTACAGCGATCCGCTGACCAGCGGGCGCACTCGCACTCAGGGCTGGCTGCTGAGCGATACGCTTGGGGTACTCGACGATAAACTGCTGTTCACCGCCGGGGCGCGTCATCAGAAAGTAGTGATCCGCGGCTACAACAAAATCACCGGGGCGGAAAATGCCGCAGATGGTTTCGATGGTAGCCGCTGGATGCCAACCTATGGCGTGGTCTACAAACCCTGGGATGAGATCTCGGTCTACGCTAACCACACCGAAGCGCTGCAGCCAGGCAAAACCGCGCCTGACAGCGCCAGCAACTACGGTCAGAGCACCGGTATCGTTCACTCTAAACAGAATGAAGTGGGCGTGAAGGCCGACTTTGGCCGCGTGGGCGGGTCCCTGGCGCTGTTCGAAATTAAAATGCCGTCGGCTATTCTCGACAGCGTGACCAAACGCTATGGTCTGGATGCCGAGCAGCGTAACCGCGGCGTTGAACTTAACGTCTTCGGCGAGCCGATGCTGGGTATGCGTCTGAACGCCAGCGCCACCTGGCTGCAGGCGGAACTGACGAAAACCAACAACGGCCTGAACCAGGGTAACGACGCCATCGGCACCCCGAACTTTTATGCCGTGCTCGGCGCGGAGTATGACATCAAACCGATTGAGGGCCTCACCGCCACCGCGCGCGTAAACCACTCCGGTACCCAGTATGCTGACCTGGCGAACACCAAAAAGCTGGACAGCTACACGACGCTGGATCTGGGCATGCGTTATCGCTTCGCGGTAAATCATAATGAAAACCAAATGACCGTACGTGCAGGCATCGACAACGTGACCAATGAAAACTATTGGGCAAGCGTGGATGATTCCGGCACCTACGTTACTCAGGGCGAACCACGGACCTTCAAGGTTTCGGTTGGCTACGCGTTCTAA
- a CDS encoding YncE family protein: MTKKMSALALLIAASLSGCAVQQTATSAPAARKTITAPAETDVIKRELADGLYEMVLNPKGDALFVASAEGFKDVQGGVIYKLDPATLKTIGRSHTDLKNFALAISPDGQTLYVTHSLDGGIGAFNTADGKIIKRLMFTERNKEGFPFGAREILLHEGTLYVGGVGDPGVIWVVDAKTLKLKKTIKNAGQWVTGLLWSEQTDRLYAANGGGEILVVNPHTNKIEKRWKPLGDKPALLLNLAEDTATGRLFVTDNSKAKTTLVLNIHTGDVIKLLDVGDSLAVKFNARRNELYITQRESGKLLSLDATTYAVKQSWDLPPNPNSLLLSADGQTLYVTVKQPFNKDHSTNGPDSVVRIALN; the protein is encoded by the coding sequence ATGACCAAAAAAATGTCTGCGCTGGCACTGCTTATCGCTGCTTCACTTTCCGGCTGTGCTGTCCAGCAGACCGCGACTTCGGCTCCGGCGGCCCGGAAGACCATCACTGCCCCGGCTGAAACGGACGTAATCAAGCGCGAACTTGCCGATGGTTTGTACGAAATGGTGCTCAATCCGAAGGGCGATGCGCTGTTTGTCGCCAGCGCTGAAGGCTTCAAGGACGTGCAGGGCGGGGTGATTTACAAACTCGATCCCGCAACCCTGAAAACGATAGGCCGCAGCCATACCGATCTGAAAAATTTCGCACTGGCTATCTCCCCTGATGGACAAACGCTTTACGTCACGCATTCCCTTGACGGTGGTATCGGCGCCTTCAATACGGCAGACGGCAAAATCATAAAACGCCTGATGTTCACCGAGCGCAACAAAGAGGGTTTCCCGTTTGGTGCGCGTGAAATTCTGCTGCATGAAGGAACGCTGTACGTAGGCGGCGTGGGCGATCCTGGCGTGATATGGGTAGTCGATGCAAAAACGCTGAAGCTGAAGAAAACCATCAAAAATGCCGGGCAGTGGGTGACCGGGCTACTGTGGTCTGAACAAACCGATCGCCTGTATGCCGCCAACGGGGGGGGCGAAATCCTGGTTGTCAATCCGCACACCAACAAAATCGAAAAACGCTGGAAGCCGCTGGGCGACAAACCTGCGCTGCTGCTGAATCTGGCGGAAGACACGGCGACAGGCCGCCTGTTCGTTACCGACAATTCCAAAGCTAAAACCACGCTGGTGCTGAATATTCACACCGGTGACGTGATCAAACTGCTGGACGTGGGCGACTCGCTGGCGGTGAAATTCAACGCCAGGCGCAACGAACTGTACATTACCCAGCGCGAAAGTGGAAAACTGCTGAGCCTTGATGCCACCACATATGCCGTTAAACAATCCTGGGATCTGCCACCGAATCCGAACAGCCTGCTGCTGTCGGCGGACGGTCAGACGCTCTACGTCACCGTTAAACAGCCCTTCAATAAAGACCACTCGACGAACGGGCCGGACAGCGTTGTTCGCATCGCACTAAACTAA
- a CDS encoding DinI family protein, with protein MFVELVYDKRNFDGLPGAKDIILGELTKRVHRIFPDAEVRVKPMMTLPVINTDASKHEKEQISRAVQEMFEEADMWLGSE; from the coding sequence ATGTTTGTAGAACTCGTTTATGACAAAAGGAATTTTGATGGTTTGCCAGGGGCCAAGGATATAATCCTGGGCGAACTGACCAAAAGAGTGCATCGTATCTTTCCCGATGCAGAGGTGCGGGTTAAGCCGATGATGACGCTGCCAGTGATCAACACCGACGCCAGCAAACATGAAAAGGAACAGATAAGCAGAGCTGTTCAGGAGATGTTTGAAGAGGCTGATATGTGGCTGGGTTCTGAGTAG
- a CDS encoding phage tail protein → MLYNTGTIAINGNTATGTGTNWTAPASQVRAGQTIIVMSNPVQMFQISNVNSATSLTVTPAASPALSGQKYGILVSDIISVDGLAQAMSQLIKEYDENIGAWETFATTSANQIITVTINGTSGSIPGIGKLLQKDTNGALAVKDGGTGATTKEDACTNLGLGSSATFDIQSDILDTTSGRVLRSGAFGLGTTRMFTSLVTDPGAAIGYGLAQGTSSPTPGMPPITSNSAHGVLTIPYSTLKFGLVFSYGEMYVGNISATPQWRKVWMEGNTTVDTNGFIKRASPVIKLFGNGQVECNDEAEGVTASRVAEGVYCIEGSCGLNPEGWTVEIPQDINGNFLCFVDIATADDGILTVSVFRRRFDVESAMVVAGGSMDIPDGRWIDLRLDMPKNSIWNTKLLDSSGSITDTTAE, encoded by the coding sequence ATGCTTTATAACACTGGCACCATCGCCATCAACGGAAACACCGCAACGGGAACCGGAACCAACTGGACGGCACCGGCCAGCCAGGTTCGCGCTGGCCAGACGATTATCGTCATGTCTAACCCGGTACAGATGTTTCAGATTTCAAACGTTAACAGCGCCACGTCTCTGACAGTGACGCCTGCCGCTTCTCCGGCGCTGAGCGGACAGAAGTATGGAATCCTTGTGTCGGACATTATCTCGGTCGACGGGCTGGCGCAGGCGATGTCACAGCTCATCAAAGAGTATGACGAGAATATTGGCGCGTGGGAGACATTCGCTACTACCTCAGCAAACCAGATCATCACAGTAACGATCAATGGAACTTCCGGCAGCATTCCAGGTATCGGCAAATTGCTGCAGAAGGACACCAACGGAGCGCTGGCGGTTAAAGACGGTGGAACCGGGGCAACAACCAAGGAAGACGCTTGCACAAACCTTGGTTTAGGAAGTTCGGCTACGTTTGATATTCAGTCGGACATTCTGGATACCACTTCAGGCCGTGTATTGCGAAGTGGAGCATTTGGGTTAGGCACAACGCGAATGTTTACATCCCTGGTTACTGACCCAGGTGCAGCGATAGGTTACGGACTGGCTCAGGGAACGTCTTCCCCAACACCCGGCATGCCCCCCATTACGTCAAATAGTGCTCATGGTGTATTAACAATTCCCTATTCAACCCTGAAATTTGGCCTCGTATTTTCATATGGGGAAATGTATGTAGGAAATATTTCTGCCACACCTCAGTGGCGCAAAGTGTGGATGGAAGGAAATACTACCGTTGATACCAACGGCTTCATCAAGCGAGCATCTCCTGTAATAAAACTTTTTGGAAATGGTCAGGTTGAATGCAATGATGAGGCAGAGGGCGTAACTGCATCGAGAGTTGCAGAAGGGGTTTATTGCATCGAAGGGAGTTGCGGCCTTAACCCTGAAGGGTGGACTGTGGAGATCCCCCAGGATATCAATGGCAATTTCCTGTGTTTCGTCGATATCGCAACTGCTGATGATGGTATTTTGACTGTGTCAGTTTTCCGCCGACGTTTTGATGTTGAATCGGCAATGGTTGTTGCTGGTGGCTCGATGGATATTCCGGATGGTCGCTGGATTGATCTTCGCCTTGATATGCCAAAAAATAGTATCTGGAATACCAAACTTTTAGATTCTTCAGGTTCTATTACGGATACTACGGCAGAATAA